Proteins found in one Apostichopus japonicus isolate 1M-3 chromosome 16, ASM3797524v1, whole genome shotgun sequence genomic segment:
- the LOC139982956 gene encoding piggyBac transposable element-derived protein 4-like produces the protein MASTSTGRGARAPNQNFSAQEVLDMWEDWSETETADDDDDNQVEPVFQDSVLFDDPEIGNTVQLAPAFLDLPDEAPAAVVPVAAGAPPAKRRRGRPSRRVPVVGPPPKRPSTPPPTISAQERKAFKERVKQRKAALSAVGKADLQQKMALLVENEEDRHNCCGDWKWENFNEDTPYINEEGQFAREGEDPRGLSGAAHRAVTELDLLRLFLTEAVLTNLVKQTNLYAMQERAKEGGSKERWSPVTREEIMAFIGVAIAMGIVHKGDMREYWSTDALLKTPWFPSAMSGHRFCMIQRYLHVADNTKADLTADGKLCDKLYKVRPLLDALFISFPKHYHPGKNLSLDEQMLGTKARCSFIQYMKDKPTKRGVKLWVLCDAQVHYCLNFQIYTGGTGEKGLSFRVVNELMNAYLGKFHHLYIDNFYTSPELLAHLLVHDTLAVGTVRQDRLNMPMRLRTSVEVFKPDQSVFYSSHKMTACRWKDKRDVFCLSTVHGNILETIARRKRGTRGEMEDVQKPKMVFDYNTHMGGVDVFDQLLSYSPLQRRYKRWSTKIFFRLIDMTIVNSFALWKLKHVNLPRNCHKNNW, from the exons atggcTTCCACAAGCACTGGGCGTGGGGCGCgagcccccaaccaaaattttagTGCGCAAGAGGTGCTGGACATGTGGGAAGACTGGTCCGAAACGGAAACtgcagatgatgatgatgataaccAGGTCGAACCAGTCTTCCAAGATTCCGTCCTTTTCGATGATCCAGAAATT GGAAACACTGTCCAACTGGCTCCAGCCTTTCTGGATCTTCCAGATGAGGCACCCGCAGCAGTTGTGCCTGTCGCCGCTGGTGCACCTCCAGCCAAACGGAGGAGAGGCCGCCCGTCTCGGCGTGTACCAGTGGTAGGACCTCCACCGAAGAGGCCATCAACACCACCACCCACCATCTCAGCCCAGGAGCGGAAGGCTTTCAAAGAACGAGTCAAACAACGTAAAGCTGCCCTCTCCGCTGTTGGGAAAGCTGATCTTCAGCAGAAGATGGCTCTTCTGGTGGAGAACGAAGAGGATCGTCACAACTGCTGCGGGGACTGGAAGTGGGAGAATTTCAATGAAGACACA CCTTACATCAACGAAGAGGGGCAGTTTGCCAGAGAGGGGGAGGATCCAAGAGGTCTTTCAGGAGCGGCCCACAGGGCAGTGACTGAACTAGATTTGTTGCGACTGTTTCTCACCGAAGCAGTCTTGACCAATTTGGTCAAGCAGACGAATCTGTATGCGATGCAAGAAAGGGCCAAGGAAGGAGGTAGTAAAGAGCGCTGGTCGCCCGTTACTAGAGAGGAGATAATGGCCTTCATTGGGGTAGCTATTGCCATGGGTATTGTCCACAAAGGTGACATGAGAGAATACTGGTCAACTGATGCACTCTTAAAAACACCATGGTTTCCTTCTGCAATGTCAGGTCATCGTTTCTGCATGATTCAAAGGTATTTGCATGTTGCGGATAACACTAAGGCTGACTTGACTGCTGATGGAAAGCTCTGTGATAAGTTGTACAAAGTACGCCCATTACTTGATGCCTTATTCATATCTTTCCCTAAGCACTATCATCCGGGTAAGAATCTCAGTCTGGATGAACAGATGCTCGGGACCAAGGCCCGTTGCAGCTTCATCCAGTACATGAAGGACAAGCCCACAAAGAGAGGGGTGAAATTGTGGGTCCTCTGTGACGCACAAGTTCACTATTGTTTGAATTTCCAAATTTACACAGGTGGTACTGGAGAAAAAGGATTGAGCTTCCGTGTCGTGAATGAGCTGATGAATGCGTACCTGGGTAAATTTCATCACCTGTACATTGATAATTTTTACACTTCTCCAGAGTTACTAGCTCACCTGCTCGTTCACGACACATTGGCTGTTGGAACGGTTCGCCAGGATCGTCTCAATATGCCAATGCGATTGAGGACATCTGTCGAAGTCTTCAAGCCAGATCAATCTGTTTTCTACAGTAGCCACAAGATGACAGCTTGTCGGTGGAAGGACAAGAGAGATGTATTTTGTTTATCTACAGTTCATGGCAACATATTGGAAACGATTGCTCGTAGAAAGAGGGGTACTCGTGGTGAAATGGAAGATGTTCAGAAACCAAAGATGGTTTTTGACTACAACACCCACATGGGTGGTGTAGATGTGTTCGATCAGCTTTTGTCGTACAGTCCTCTGCAACGCCGGTACAAGCGTTGGtcgacaaaaatattttttcgattgatagatatgaCAATTGTGAATTCCTTTGCTCTTTGGAAGCTGAAGCATGTCAATCTCCCACGTAACTGTCACAAAAACAATTGGTAG